Within Candidatus Zixiibacteriota bacterium, the genomic segment GGCGGGTAATTACATATATAGTCCTGAGTTGTTGGCAAGGCCTCATCAATGGCTGTCGTCCGATGCCCAATCCAGCCACTGGAGTTGGCCCATCCGGTAACTATTAGTAGTACCAATAGCCAGGCTGATGCCGTTGTAGCGGCAGAGGTCAGGGCTTTATGTCGTATCAAATTACTCATAATATGAAGTGCCGAATATACAATATGGGTGCTACTTGTCAATGTCTATCTGCTATCCTAAACGACTGGTTGACAGTGCTTGCTTAAGCTAATACTATTCCTTCTTATCGCGTTACAGACGCGGAGCTTTAGTAGCAACCACATATTTCTGGAGACCAATATGTACTTGAATAGAGTCTTGACAGGATCCAAAACAGCAACCATTTGCATTATAGTGTTGGCAATCGTTATCGTTTCGACAGTCGGTGCCACCGAAAGCTATCGACTGGACAACGGAATGAAGGTGATTCTCAAAGAGACCCACGCCTCGCCGATGGTGTCCAGTCTTATATTTGTCAAGTCCGGGAGCAAATATGAGACCCGCTACGAAAACGGTATCACACATTTTCTGGAGCATTTGCTATTCAACGGGACGGCCAACCTGTCACGAGAGGAATTGGATGTATCAATTGCCGATCTGGGCGGTTATATAAATGCCTTTACACGTCAGGAACTAACTGCCTTTCTGGTCTTGCTCCCCCAACAGTATATCGACTATGGCCTTACGATCCAGGCTGATATGCTCTTCAACTCCATAATCCCGGAAGGGGAGCTGGCAAAAGAGCGCAAGGTTGTTATCGAGGAGATCAAGCGTTCGTATGATTCCCCTGATGCTCCGGTGGAAGATTTCTTTACCAACTATGCCTATGCTGGAACACCTTATGAACACCCAGTGCTGGGCTATGCCGAATTTATCGAGAATATTCCGAGAGCGGCCATAGTCGACTATTGGAAGTCACACTATATCCCGAGCAACATGACCTTGCTGGTAATTGGGGATTTCAAATCCTCGGATATGAAAAAGACGGTTGCGACGATCTTCGGGAATCTGGAAAATCCACCCACAGAGTTAGAAACTCCCACTCACCGCGACCTGGCTGAACACGGTGCAGCATACAGCTCTCTAAAGGGAGCGCAGGTTTTCGACACGGTGGCCAACGTGACCTCAACACATATCAATTTTTCCATTGCCGCCCCGTTACACAGTGATTCTGACTATACAGCTTTTGATCTGCTTGCGGAGTATCTCGGAACCGAGGAGAGCTCCCCGCTTGCTGAAGCCCTCACCTCCGGGGACAATCCACCGGTCACGGAGTTGTCGGTTGGCCTTGTGCCCTACGAGGAATTCTCCCGGCTGGAAATTTCGGCTGCTACTGATGATCCTGAGCGGGCTGATACGATTGTGTCGTTGGTGCTGGAACAGTTGGCATCACTCTCTGTCCACGAGGCCAATCCGACTACATTGGAGGGGATCAAAACCTCAATCCGGTGTCATGATCTCTACAATTCGGCCAAGTTGCATTATTACGGTTTCATGATCGCGCCGTACTTGATGTCGGCTGGTTGGGACTATGTGCTCACCCGAGCAGAGCGTATCTCTGAGGTCGAGTGGACGCAATGTCGCCAGACCGCCGAAAAATGGCTGCGGACTCCGGATTTTGTCGCCACCATAGTCAGACCAACCGACGAGAAAGATGGAGATTCCTATCGTCCGATGAGCATGTCGGCTGAGGAAGTGATTGCACATTTTGATACAGCCACATTTCCAGAGTACGATCTGCTTACGGGGCATGAGATTGAGTTTCCGCAGTTGAGTCTCACCAGCCATGAGTTGAGCGACCCGGCTGTCTATCATCGGGAGAAATTGCCCAATGGTTTGACATTGATTGTCAAATCACTGCCTGGCAATGAAGTATTCGGAATGAATGTAATCGGAAAAAGACGGACGGCCAACGAAGGGGACCGACAGGCGGGCATCACTGACTTTGTTAATCGTTGTCTGGAGAAAGGCACTAAGAACCGGGACGCCCGACAGTTGTCTGATGATCTCGCCTTGATAGGAGCCAATGTCACCCTGTATGATAATCCGTGGATTCCGTATGATGATCGTTATACTACACGCCGTTTTTCATTCATGAAATATGAGACAATTGACGAGTATGCTCAAGAAGGTCTACAGCTTTTCAGCGAGATGGCTTTCCATCCGGCGTTTGATTCCTCCGAGGTGGAGAAAATCCGGCGGTCGATGATCGGAGTCCTGGCAAGGAAAACCGGTAATCCACGAAATGTTGCACGGGGGTTGTTCTTTGAGTCTTTATTCGATGGCGAGCGATTCGCGCGACCGGTTATGGGGTCCCCTGAGACTGTCGGATCGATTACTACGACCGACCTTCGCCTTCATCACGCCCGGTTCTATTCGCCGGAAAATGTGATAGTGGCTATAGTTAGCGGTCATCCGGTGGATAGTGTAACCGAGTGGGCGAAAAAGGTACTGGGGGTTCGGCCAGCTATGGGAATTTTGATTGCAGTCCCGGATCCCTTCAAGGAAAGGACTGATTCCGCAACTGTACATGTGGACATGGACAAAGAACAAATCGCTATCTACCTGGGTGGCCCATTACCGGGTGCAAGTGACGAAGAAGCGATAGCCCTTACGATTGGCTCCTACATTCTCTCCGACCGCCTCTATCGCAATTTGCGCGAACGGCAGGGTTTGGCGTATTCGGTAGGTTCGTCGGTTGCCTTCGACCGTAGTTTCGGCTGGTTCTATTGTTCGATGGCAACCTCGGCCGAGAACTATCAACAGGCACTTGATGGTATCACCTTTGAGATTGAGAAACTACAGATCGACGGTCCCACTCCGAGTGAATTACGGCGAGCGAAGAACCGTATCTGGGGGCGTCTTATGAGCGCCAAGTTGTCTGCGATAAATCAAGCCTACTACCTTGCTGTGAATGACTACCTGGGCCGGCCATTGGATTACGATCAGAAGTTGCTGGAAGGGTTGAGCGAAGTATCGGCCGATCAGATAAGGCGGGTGGCTTCACGCCATTTCCGAACAACTGGTAATATACTGACTACAGCGGGTCGAAAACCCTAGCACGATCGGCTGTAACGGCCTGTAGCAGAAGGAATTGCATCAAAGTGAGGGAGGGATATTTCGATTCCTCTTGACAGTTATCCGAGGTGCAGATACATTGGCCGCGAGATGGTCACTTAAGCATTTTCGAGGTGGGAGCAATAGTAGCCTCATATGGCTGAATCAGTCCAGCCCATCATTACCGAAAGCGATCGTTCGTCGTCGTTGCCGGTTGTGATTCTCAAGCTTCTGGCCCTGTTCGGGCTGGTGTATCTGTTTATTTTGTCTATTGTCCTGTTGGGGGGAACATTCAAGCTATTCGGCAAAGAGTTCGCCGAGGCGATGTTCCATGCCACCTCGAATCCGATTGTAGCGCTGATGATTGGCGTGCTGGCCACAGCTATCATTCAATCATCATCGACGACTACATCCATTGTTGTCGGTTTGGTAGCTTCGGGAGTGCTGTCGGTTGAGGCGTCGATTCCAATGGTAATGGGGGCCAATATCGGTACCTCCGTAACTAATATCATAGTCTCGATGGGTAGTATCTCGCGGCGAGATGAATTCCGGAGGGCATTCTGTGGTTCGATGCTCCACGATTTTTTCAATGTGTGCTCGGTTGTGGTTCTCCTGCCACTACAGATATATTTCAATCTGATTGGTAGAACGGCAGAGATTATCGAGGGTGTTTTCGCCGGATTTGGCGGGATGACCTTCGCTTCTCCGCTTGCCGCTATAACCAAACCGGTAGCCAAAGCCATTATCCACATGACCGGTGACTCAGCGTGGTTATCTGCCTTTATTGCCTTTGCTTTTCTTTTTATCGGGTTGCGTTATATTGTGAAGCTCTTGAAATCGATGGTGTTGAGTCGTGTGGAGCGTTTTTTTCAGAGATATATTTTCCGTACACCTATTCTGAGTTTCATCCTGGGTGCAATCGTAACAGCTATGGTGCAGTCGTCATCAATTACTACCTCCATCATTGTGCCTCTTATCGGTGCGGGTGTGTTGCGTATTGATCAAATATACCCCTACTTGTTGGGGGCCAATGTGGGCACCACTATTACGGCCTTTTTAGCGTCATTTGCGACCGGTTCGCACCACGCTATCAGCGTTGCATTTGCTCATCTTGTTTTCAACATCTACGGGATAGCTATCTTCTGGCCCCTGAAACGCATTCCGATTTGGCTGGCTGAGAAAATGGCGGAACTAACTCAGAAATCGAAGGCAGTTCCGATATTGTATATAGTGGTGGTGTTCTTTATTTTACCTGGTGTGATTCTGCTCGTGGCAGATTAACAATGGAGTAGACGATGTTCAATAAATTCAAAGAGTTGTTTGGATCAGAGAACCTTCTTGAGGGTGCTTATGCCACCACGTTGAAGATGCTCAAGTCGGACCTCAAGATGTATGAGGCATCGTGTACTACCCTGCGTTCGACCGACACCGCCGAACTGCCGTTTGACATCAGAAAGATGGATCGTCGCATCAACAAGTACCTGCGCGAAGTACGCCGGAATGTACTGACCCATCTGACAATTGCCGGTACTCAGAATATAGTACCAGGGCTGGTGTTGGTCTCCATCGTTATTGATGTGGAGCGTATTGGTGACTATACGAAAAACATATCCGAACTGGCTATCATGCACCCCAAGCGCCTTAAAGCTGGTCCGTTTGAGAAAGATATAGTTCATATGGAGGGAGTGATCGGGGACATATTTCCTCGCGTCATTCATGTGCTTAGTGAGCAGGATAAGGATTCTGCCAGCGATATACTTCATTTGGAAGACAAAACCGGAAAAACAGCCGATGACATACTGACATCATTGATCACAAAACAAAACAAGTCGCTCTCAACCGGTGCGTCCATCAGTCTGGCTCTCTATGTTCGCCATCTCAAACGCATCAACGCTCATTTGACCAACATCGCCAGCTCTATAGTTAATCCTTTCCCACGGATAGGTTTCCGACAGAAAACGAAGAAGAACAAGAAGTAGTTTTTCTACTCAGTCTGACGCCGAATTCGCGATGATGTGTGCTCTCACAACCTGTGGCACGCGTTTGAATTGGAGAGCAACAGCTTGCCTTTACTGATGGCTTGGGTTATGATGGGAGACGATGCCAACTCCAGAAGCTAACAATTCAATCCAGCGGATCACCTTTGAGACTGAGGCTCTGCCCCACATGGACGCGCTTCATCGCACTGCTCTCCGGATGACCAAGAATCCAGCCGATGCCGACGATCTGGTTCAGGAAGCCTACGTAAAAGCCTATCGCTTCTGGAATAAATTTAAGACGGGCACAAATTGCCGGGCTTGGTTGTTTAGAATAATGACCAATATATTCATCAACGAGTATCGCTCGAAGTCGCGTTCGCCGGTTTCGATCAATGTTGATGAAATTGACGACAGTTTTCTCTATGGTCAACTGTCGGCTGGCCGACAGGTTGAGAATCCAGAGGAAGAATTCCTGGCCAAGATTCTCGACAATGACGCCAGGAAGGCAATTGAAGACCTGCCGGAAGATTTCCGGTTGGTTGTTGGCTTATCATTTATCGAAGAATTCTCGTATCAGGAGATCGCTGACATTATGGATTTACAACTGGGTACGGTAAAGAGCAGGCTACACCGCGGCCGAAAACTGCTGCAGAAAGTCTTATATGAGTATGCAATCAAGAACGGTTACATCAGGAAGACTGCGAAATGAACTGCGAGGAAGCCCTTCATCTGCTTTATGATATTATTGATCAGGAAGCCTCTGTGATTGATACCGAACAAGTGAAGGCTCATTTTAAGAAGTGCCGTGACTGCGGCGACCTTTACAAACTTGAGTCATCCTTCCACAAATTCATTTCTATGAAGCTCCAGGCTACTGAGCCGTCCGCCAAACTAGAGGTTCTCAAAGCGAGGATTATCACCAATCTGGACGAGATAGACTGCAGCGATTTTCACTCAGGAACTGATGACTGATCGGCTGTTGTTCCAGATGGGACAATAGTTTTCAAATCACTCGTTGCCTTTGTGTCGAAAATGGATATCAAAGCAATTGACCGGATTTGGCCTTTTCATCCATTAGACGACAACCTTCCAGCAGGATAGATTCAGTCGACAAGGTATTGTTGGGCTCGGGCAAGTTGCGGTGAGACACAGGCCCAACAACCCAGGTACCGTCGGTCCATCCTATCGCTTCATAGATGGCCTCAGCCCCGAGTTTATCCAGGTAGCGAGCATAGCAGATGACCCCATTATTCAGGTAAATGGTCAGCTCTCCTTCTTCAGCGATATTTGGAGACACGCTGACTTTGGCGGTCTTACGGCTGGGGCCGAGAGCTTGTAAAAGGTCAACCAGATTCATGTCAGCCAGTCGTCCAATAGTACCAGTGGTTTGGCTCGGCAGCGTTTCTACTTTCCGTCGTCGATCCTCGAGGCTTGCATGGATTTTTTGCATTTTAGCGACCAGCAGATCCGGACCCACATCAATGGCCAGGACATCCTCGATACCCTGCTCCAAGAGGTTGGTCAGGTGGGGAGTGACGTCGTCATCGGCCAGGACAAAGGTGGGGACATCTTCAACATTAATTCCGTATTCCGATAATGATTCAATATGGCTCGTGACTTTGTCCTGAGTCCCCGGTATTGCCAAAACCAGGATATCGGGCTGGCGACGTTGGAACATACTACCCGACGAGTCAAGCGACGATGCGCTCAGCACGTGGAATCCTTCGCGTTTGAGGCGGAGTTCGAGAGGATACGAACGGCCAGCTTCGCTGGAAATTATCATCACCTGGCTGGAAGTGTCGAGCGTCTGCTGGGTGAGTATTTGCTCCTGAATCATAGTCACCAGAGCATCGACTACTTCTCCCAGGAACAGCTTCCCGGTGAGGTCCCGAAACTTCTTCTTGATGGCGTCGAACTTGTCCAGACTAAGGCGCTCATCGACAGCAACGTTCTCACAGAACAGATCTACGATAGTAAGGATATTGCCGCCCAGTATTTCAATTGGTAGCCGTTTGGTGTATTTGCCTCCGAGGTCGACATACATGGATCGTAGCATCTCCACCACCACCGGAGGATAGTTCACCGATTCGAGGAGTTTGACGGTCAGGTCTATGACTGATCGTGGATCATCCGACGAGGCGGGTGAATGGTAGTACTTCGCCAGGTCGTGCAGGTATGCGGCAGTGGTGACTTGTAGCCTCTCTTTAATAGGCAAGCCCAACTGCTGACATAGCCGATTGGCGTATTGCCCAACGGCGGCACCGTGATTAAGAGCTGATCGATTCCCGATGGAAAGAAGCGAGGTCAGCAACTCCAGACTGCGTACCGCCATATCTTCCTGCTCGGTCATCGGGTCGCCCCTAAGGATCAACCCGGCGGCGGACTCGTAGTAGCGTACAATGGTTTGCGGAGAATATTTCCTTAGGCGGTCGATCAGATCGATATAATCTCCGGGCACGGTATCTTTGATCAATACTGTGTGGAAACGACCTTCACTCAATCTGTCGATGGCATCATCGGCCGAGTCGGTAATGATGATACGATAGTTGCTGCGCTCGATTATCGATTTCAACATCTGGGCTGAGTATTCTTCATCAGTGACGAGCAATACATCGCCGCGGCTGCCGGCCGACATTTCCTCTCGCACTGCGTCAGTTGCGTCAGGTATCTCACCCGTGTCGGTAGCAGCGTCGGGGATTTCCAGAAGCAGGTTGTCATCAAGGGAAACATCACGTCCGAGATAGAAACGGGCGATGGCAGTATTGAGAGCAAGTTCCGCAGCAATATAGAGCTCGATCTCTTTGCCGCTGGCCACGAAATTGAGTTCGCCAACTAATCCTTCGTCATTAGGTTCCTCGCAAGCGACTTTCAGGACGTTGCGTTGCGGATCATAGTCAAATGGGATAACCTTGCGAGCTATCACCACTCTTTTCGGGATGAACTTCAAAACTTCGGAGTTGATCTCTATGTCTGATAGGAGCACGCCACGACATTCAAACTGGAGTGTAAGGGCCTTAACAAGTGCGGCTTCATCAATGTAGCGATGATACAGAAGCTGCGATCCCACTTTTCCGCCGTGGGCTTTCTGACGCATTAGAGCTTCTTTGATCTGATCTTCCGAGACAAGCCCTTCCCGGACTAATATCTGGTCAAGTCGTAGGTTGCATGAACTCATGTTGTCTCCACCAATTCCTTATCGGGGTTAAGCGCTCGTTCGCAGAACTGACTCGGGTCAGCAGCAACTCGAACCGCCTCCGAGACATTAACAATTCCAGAGTCTACCAGGGCTTTGAGATGGCTGTCCAGCTGTCTCATGCCCAGTTTCCGCGACGACTGAATCACGTTTGGAATCTGATGCGTCTTGCCTTCTCTTATCAGGTGAGCAATGGAATTGGTACGAACAAGTAGTTCGTAAGCAGCCACCCTTCCCGGTTTGTCGGCCCGTTGAACCAACTGCTGGGAAATGACTCCCAACAGGCTGTTGGCTAGCATGACACGGATCTGTTGTTGCTGGTCGGCTGGGAAAACGTCTATGATACGATCAATAGTGTTTGCTGCCGTGTTGGTATGCAAAGTTCCGAGAACCAGAAGGCCAACTTCGGCGGCCGTAATCGCCAGCGAAATTGTCTCCGGGTCGCGCAACTCGCCGACTACCACTACATCCGGATCCTCCCGGAGTGCGGCTCGCAATCCGGCGGAAAACGATCCGGCATGGAGTCCAATCTGCCGTTGTGTTACGAGTGAGTTCTTGTTCTCATGAACATATTCAACCGGATCCTCAAGGGATATTATGTGGCGCGAGAAATTGGTGTTGATGTGGTCGATCAGAGCGGCTAACGTTGTTGTCTTCCCGGAATTAGTCGGACCAGTAACGAGCATTAAGCCTGATCTGGCCTGGACCAATTCACCCACACTTTCCGGAAACCCGAGGGTATCCAAAGTCGAGATTCGATCTGGAATCAATCGCACTGCAGCGGCCACGC encodes:
- a CDS encoding sigma-70 family RNA polymerase sigma factor produces the protein MPTPEANNSIQRITFETEALPHMDALHRTALRMTKNPADADDLVQEAYVKAYRFWNKFKTGTNCRAWLFRIMTNIFINEYRSKSRSPVSINVDEIDDSFLYGQLSAGRQVENPEEEFLAKILDNDARKAIEDLPEDFRLVVGLSFIEEFSYQEIADIMDLQLGTVKSRLHRGRKLLQKVLYEYAIKNGYIRKTAK
- a CDS encoding zf-HC2 domain-containing protein, whose amino-acid sequence is MNCEEALHLLYDIIDQEASVIDTEQVKAHFKKCRDCGDLYKLESSFHKFISMKLQATEPSAKLEVLKARIITNLDEIDCSDFHSGTDD
- a CDS encoding Na/Pi symporter, whose protein sequence is MAESVQPIITESDRSSSLPVVILKLLALFGLVYLFILSIVLLGGTFKLFGKEFAEAMFHATSNPIVALMIGVLATAIIQSSSTTTSIVVGLVASGVLSVEASIPMVMGANIGTSVTNIIVSMGSISRRDEFRRAFCGSMLHDFFNVCSVVVLLPLQIYFNLIGRTAEIIEGVFAGFGGMTFASPLAAITKPVAKAIIHMTGDSAWLSAFIAFAFLFIGLRYIVKLLKSMVLSRVERFFQRYIFRTPILSFILGAIVTAMVQSSSITTSIIVPLIGAGVLRIDQIYPYLLGANVGTTITAFLASFATGSHHAISVAFAHLVFNIYGIAIFWPLKRIPIWLAEKMAELTQKSKAVPILYIVVVFFILPGVILLVAD
- a CDS encoding insulinase family protein, translating into MLAIVIVSTVGATESYRLDNGMKVILKETHASPMVSSLIFVKSGSKYETRYENGITHFLEHLLFNGTANLSREELDVSIADLGGYINAFTRQELTAFLVLLPQQYIDYGLTIQADMLFNSIIPEGELAKERKVVIEEIKRSYDSPDAPVEDFFTNYAYAGTPYEHPVLGYAEFIENIPRAAIVDYWKSHYIPSNMTLLVIGDFKSSDMKKTVATIFGNLENPPTELETPTHRDLAEHGAAYSSLKGAQVFDTVANVTSTHINFSIAAPLHSDSDYTAFDLLAEYLGTEESSPLAEALTSGDNPPVTELSVGLVPYEEFSRLEISAATDDPERADTIVSLVLEQLASLSVHEANPTTLEGIKTSIRCHDLYNSAKLHYYGFMIAPYLMSAGWDYVLTRAERISEVEWTQCRQTAEKWLRTPDFVATIVRPTDEKDGDSYRPMSMSAEEVIAHFDTATFPEYDLLTGHEIEFPQLSLTSHELSDPAVYHREKLPNGLTLIVKSLPGNEVFGMNVIGKRRTANEGDRQAGITDFVNRCLEKGTKNRDARQLSDDLALIGANVTLYDNPWIPYDDRYTTRRFSFMKYETIDEYAQEGLQLFSEMAFHPAFDSSEVEKIRRSMIGVLARKTGNPRNVARGLFFESLFDGERFARPVMGSPETVGSITTTDLRLHHARFYSPENVIVAIVSGHPVDSVTEWAKKVLGVRPAMGILIAVPDPFKERTDSATVHVDMDKEQIAIYLGGPLPGASDEEAIALTIGSYILSDRLYRNLRERQGLAYSVGSSVAFDRSFGWFYCSMATSAENYQQALDGITFEIEKLQIDGPTPSELRRAKNRIWGRLMSAKLSAINQAYYLAVNDYLGRPLDYDQKLLEGLSEVSADQIRRVASRHFRTTGNILTTAGRKP
- a CDS encoding type IV pilus twitching motility protein PilT — protein: MPKIDQLLDIVKKAGASDLHLAAESEPLVRVAGSLQKTRHKKLDSESIRSLIYEILTDDQIRRFEKEGDLDISYGVKGIARFRINVFHAYRGVAAAVRLIPDRISTLDTLGFPESVGELVQARSGLMLVTGPTNSGKTTTLAALIDHINTNFSRHIISLEDPVEYVHENKNSLVTQRQIGLHAGSFSAGLRAALREDPDVVVVGELRDPETISLAITAAEVGLLVLGTLHTNTAANTIDRIIDVFPADQQQQIRVMLANSLLGVISQQLVQRADKPGRVAAYELLVRTNSIAHLIREGKTHQIPNVIQSSRKLGMRQLDSHLKALVDSGIVNVSEAVRVAADPSQFCERALNPDKELVETT
- a CDS encoding DUF4388 domain-containing protein; the encoded protein is MSSCNLRLDQILVREGLVSEDQIKEALMRQKAHGGKVGSQLLYHRYIDEAALVKALTLQFECRGVLLSDIEINSEVLKFIPKRVVIARKVIPFDYDPQRNVLKVACEEPNDEGLVGELNFVASGKEIELYIAAELALNTAIARFYLGRDVSLDDNLLLEIPDAATDTGEIPDATDAVREEMSAGSRGDVLLVTDEEYSAQMLKSIIERSNYRIIITDSADDAIDRLSEGRFHTVLIKDTVPGDYIDLIDRLRKYSPQTIVRYYESAAGLILRGDPMTEQEDMAVRSLELLTSLLSIGNRSALNHGAAVGQYANRLCQQLGLPIKERLQVTTAAYLHDLAKYYHSPASSDDPRSVIDLTVKLLESVNYPPVVVEMLRSMYVDLGGKYTKRLPIEILGGNILTIVDLFCENVAVDERLSLDKFDAIKKKFRDLTGKLFLGEVVDALVTMIQEQILTQQTLDTSSQVMIISSEAGRSYPLELRLKREGFHVLSASSLDSSGSMFQRRQPDILVLAIPGTQDKVTSHIESLSEYGINVEDVPTFVLADDDVTPHLTNLLEQGIEDVLAIDVGPDLLVAKMQKIHASLEDRRRKVETLPSQTTGTIGRLADMNLVDLLQALGPSRKTAKVSVSPNIAEEGELTIYLNNGVICYARYLDKLGAEAIYEAIGWTDGTWVVGPVSHRNLPEPNNTLSTESILLEGCRLMDEKAKSGQLL